One genomic segment of Pseudonocardia sp. T1-2H includes these proteins:
- a CDS encoding MBL fold metallo-hydrolase — MSRSPGDWLELGDGVFARRNAELDLTTGLVVGADRALVIDTRGDVEQGAELLAAVRDVTGRPLTVVLTHAHFDHCFGTAAFLPAPVYAHARCAAAITATAGAQRDRWVRHYRDRGDRPTATALAATPDPPLPSAAPDLLDLGGRAVALLHPGRGHTDHDLVVHVPDAGVVFAGDLLEQGASPDFEDAHPREWAAAVATVTALGASTYVPGHGNPMTPAEAAAQHAELRVVAELATAVAEGRSTPEEAAARSPYPDVPWP; from the coding sequence ATGTCGCGTTCGCCGGGCGACTGGCTCGAGCTCGGCGACGGCGTGTTCGCCCGGCGGAACGCGGAGCTGGACCTGACGACGGGGCTGGTGGTCGGCGCCGACCGGGCGCTGGTGATCGACACCCGGGGCGACGTTGAGCAGGGCGCCGAGCTCCTCGCCGCGGTCCGGGACGTCACGGGTCGGCCGCTCACGGTCGTCCTCACCCATGCGCACTTCGACCACTGCTTCGGCACGGCCGCTTTCCTCCCGGCGCCGGTGTACGCCCACGCCCGCTGTGCGGCGGCGATCACGGCGACGGCGGGCGCCCAGCGGGACCGCTGGGTGCGGCACTACCGCGACCGGGGAGACCGGCCGACGGCGACCGCGCTGGCCGCCACCCCCGACCCGCCGCTCCCCTCCGCCGCGCCGGACCTCCTCGACCTCGGCGGACGCGCGGTTGCCCTGCTGCACCCGGGCCGCGGGCACACCGACCACGACCTCGTCGTCCACGTCCCGGACGCCGGGGTCGTCTTCGCGGGCGACCTCCTGGAGCAGGGCGCTTCCCCGGACTTCGAGGACGCCCACCCGCGGGAGTGGGCCGCCGCCGTCGCCACGGTGACGGCACTCGGCGCGAGCACGTACGTCCCGGGCCACGGGAACCCGATGACACCGGCGGAGGCGGCGGCACAGCACGCCGAGCTGCGGGTCGTCGCCGAGCTTGCGACCGCCGTCGCCGAGGGCCGGAGCACCCCGGAGGAGGCGGCCGCTCGCTCCCCCTACCCCGACGTCCCCTGGCCCTGA
- a CDS encoding TenA family protein, translating to MGKSEKLRGQFGAVWDAAVGHRFVDELWDGSLERTVLTRYLVQDFQFCDAFLALMGAAVASCDDPDARVVHARQVGLVAGDENDFFHSSFDALGVSTAERTAPELADPTRGFVALMDGARHTADYASCLAVLLVAEWLYLDWATRPNFVAPSDPITREWIDLHRGPDFEAWVAFLRTEFDRVTERLDTVAAQRVFAFFGEAVGLELAFFDAAYG from the coding sequence GTGGGGAAGTCGGAGAAGTTGCGGGGGCAGTTCGGGGCCGTCTGGGACGCCGCGGTCGGGCATCGGTTCGTCGACGAGCTGTGGGACGGCTCGCTCGAGCGGACCGTGCTCACCCGGTACCTCGTCCAGGACTTCCAGTTCTGCGACGCGTTCCTGGCGCTGATGGGCGCGGCGGTCGCGTCGTGTGACGACCCGGACGCCCGGGTCGTCCACGCCCGGCAGGTCGGCCTCGTCGCCGGGGACGAGAACGACTTCTTCCACTCCTCCTTCGACGCGCTCGGCGTCTCCACCGCGGAGCGGACCGCGCCCGAGCTCGCCGACCCGACCCGCGGGTTCGTCGCGTTGATGGACGGCGCGCGGCACACCGCGGACTACGCCTCGTGCCTCGCCGTGCTGCTCGTCGCGGAGTGGCTGTACCTCGACTGGGCCACTCGGCCCAACTTCGTTGCACCTTCGGACCCGATTACCCGGGAATGGATCGACCTGCACCGCGGTCCCGATTTCGAGGCGTGGGTCGCGTTCCTCCGAACCGAGTTCGACCGGGTCACCGAGCGCCTCGATACCGTTGCCGCGCAACGGGTTTTCGCGTTCTTTGGGGAGGCCGTCGGCCTGGAGCTGGCGTTCTTCGACGCCGCATACGGGTGA
- a CDS encoding circularly permuted type 2 ATP-grasp protein, whose protein sequence is MFGRRGEMADVVDALLARTQGRTVRKDPPQEVPRASALLGDYRPGGYDEAVTPDGRVLPHYGWMFRTLERMGPRGMAAAESALRTEQRARGVTFGVAEPGQEERLFPLDLLPRIVTAEDWAGLTEGLTQRVRALELFVRDVYGQRRIIADGLIPASVVDNAPGHNREGEIVPEDVVRIAVGGIDLVRDAAENWLVLEDNLRVPSGIGYSIMSRRLIRSVMPDLEPPAGVVPLEDVPGRLRAALLSATEKGRAGSDEVALLSAGPSDSAFFEHQLLAEQMGVPVVTPRDLQVTEDGVYLVDIGARIRLSALYRRIDEAELMSSKGADLRPIGRALASAVSRGKVALLNALGNGVADDKLVYAYVPDMITYYLDEPVRLGSVATYPCVDPERREEVLDRLDELVLKPVDGYGGTGIVIGPHAQRSELTEVEKAIREEPARWVAQDMVALSTHPTFADGRLEPRAVDLRAFVFQSQCGGHPYLDVVPAALSRVAPAGSLIVNSSRGGGAKDTWILR, encoded by the coding sequence ATGTTCGGCCGGCGCGGGGAGATGGCGGACGTCGTCGACGCGCTACTGGCCCGCACGCAGGGCCGCACGGTCCGCAAGGACCCGCCGCAGGAGGTCCCGCGCGCCTCCGCGCTGCTCGGCGACTACCGGCCCGGCGGGTACGACGAGGCGGTGACGCCCGACGGCCGGGTCCTGCCGCACTACGGCTGGATGTTCCGCACGCTGGAGCGGATGGGGCCGCGCGGCATGGCTGCCGCGGAGTCCGCGCTGCGTACGGAGCAACGCGCGCGCGGCGTCACCTTCGGGGTGGCCGAGCCCGGCCAGGAGGAACGCCTGTTCCCGCTGGACCTGCTGCCGCGGATCGTCACCGCCGAGGACTGGGCCGGGCTCACCGAGGGGCTCACGCAGCGGGTCCGGGCCCTGGAGCTGTTCGTCCGCGACGTCTACGGGCAACGCCGGATCATCGCCGACGGGCTGATCCCGGCGTCGGTCGTGGACAACGCGCCCGGCCACAACCGCGAGGGTGAGATCGTCCCGGAGGACGTCGTCCGGATCGCCGTCGGCGGCATCGACCTGGTGCGCGACGCCGCGGAGAACTGGCTCGTGCTGGAGGACAACCTGCGGGTCCCGTCCGGCATCGGTTACTCGATCATGAGCCGGCGGCTGATCCGCAGCGTCATGCCGGACCTCGAGCCGCCCGCCGGTGTCGTCCCGCTGGAGGACGTGCCGGGCCGGCTGCGGGCGGCCCTGCTCAGCGCCACGGAGAAGGGCCGGGCGGGATCGGACGAGGTCGCGCTGCTGAGCGCCGGGCCGTCGGACTCGGCGTTCTTCGAGCACCAGCTGCTGGCCGAGCAGATGGGCGTCCCGGTCGTCACGCCGCGGGACCTGCAGGTCACCGAGGACGGCGTGTACCTCGTCGACATCGGCGCCCGGATCCGGCTCTCCGCGCTCTACCGGCGGATCGACGAGGCCGAGCTCATGTCGTCGAAGGGCGCGGACCTGCGGCCGATCGGCCGGGCGCTGGCGTCCGCGGTCTCCCGCGGGAAGGTCGCGCTGCTCAACGCGCTGGGCAACGGCGTCGCGGACGACAAGCTCGTCTACGCCTACGTCCCGGACATGATCACCTACTACCTCGACGAGCCGGTGCGCCTCGGCAGCGTGGCGACCTATCCGTGCGTGGACCCGGAGCGCCGCGAGGAGGTCCTGGACCGGCTCGACGAGCTGGTGCTCAAGCCCGTCGACGGCTACGGCGGCACCGGCATCGTCATCGGTCCGCACGCGCAGCGCAGCGAGCTGACCGAGGTGGAGAAGGCCATCCGCGAGGAGCCCGCGAGGTGGGTCGCGCAGGACATGGTGGCGCTCTCCACACATCCGACGTTCGCCGACGGCAGGCTGGAGCCGCGGGCCGTCGACCTGCGGGCCTTCGTGTTCCAGAGCCAATGCGGGGGACACCCCTACCTCGACGTAGTGCCCGCCGCCTTGAGCCGGGTTGCGCCGGCGGGGAGTCTCATCGTGAACTCGTCCCGCGGCGGCGGCGCGAAGGACACCTGGATCCTGCGCTGA
- a CDS encoding N-acetylglutaminylglutamine amidotransferase, with the protein MCGIAGEIRFDGRSADPGAVARITDAMHRRGPDGTGVHSAGPIALGHRRLKIIDLSERGSQPMVDPALGLAVVFNGCIYNYKELRSELEAAGYRFFSDSDTETVLKAYAHWGAACVEHFLGMFAFALAERDTGTLVLGRDRLGIKPLYLAEGPGRLRFASSLPALLAGGEVDTSIDPVALHHYMTFHSVVPAPRTILSGIRKLPPATVRTINADGTSSDHVYWTPVHSRRSEFAGMGAEEWKERTLDALRLAVRRRMVADVPVGVLLSGGLDSSLIVALLAEEGQTALKTFSVGFHAAGGEKGDEFEYSDLVAKEFSTDHEQILVDPARMLPAVDDTISAMAEPMVSHDCVAFYLLSEQVAKSVTVVQSGQGADEVFAGYDWYPPLARTPRSKAVETYAGVFTDRPHSDMADILEKEWLLDHDPSRAFIAEHFAAEGADETLDAALRLDSTVMLVDDPVKRVDNMTMAWGLEARVPFLDHELVELAAACPPEFKLAHGGKGVLKEAARGVVPDGVIDRPKGYFPVPAIRHLEGPFLERVRDAVTDPVAKARGLVRSEWLDRMLADPNTQRTNLGSNALWQVALLEMWLQERGI; encoded by the coding sequence ATGTGCGGGATCGCGGGCGAGATCCGGTTCGACGGCCGGAGCGCCGACCCCGGAGCGGTGGCCCGGATCACCGACGCCATGCACCGGCGCGGACCGGACGGCACCGGCGTCCACTCGGCCGGGCCGATCGCGCTGGGCCATCGCCGGCTGAAGATCATCGACCTGTCCGAGCGCGGCTCCCAGCCGATGGTGGACCCGGCACTCGGCCTGGCCGTCGTCTTCAACGGCTGCATCTACAACTACAAGGAGCTGCGGTCGGAGCTGGAGGCCGCGGGCTACCGGTTCTTCTCGGACTCCGACACCGAGACCGTCCTCAAGGCCTACGCGCACTGGGGTGCCGCCTGCGTCGAGCACTTCCTCGGGATGTTCGCGTTCGCCCTCGCCGAGCGGGACACCGGCACGCTCGTGCTGGGCCGCGACCGGCTCGGGATCAAGCCGCTCTACCTGGCCGAGGGGCCGGGACGGCTGCGCTTCGCGTCGTCGCTGCCCGCGCTGCTCGCCGGGGGCGAGGTCGACACGTCGATCGACCCGGTCGCGCTGCACCACTACATGACGTTCCACTCCGTCGTCCCCGCGCCGCGGACGATCCTGTCCGGGATCCGCAAGCTGCCGCCCGCGACCGTCCGCACGATCAACGCCGACGGGACGTCGAGCGACCACGTCTACTGGACGCCCGTGCACTCCCGGCGCAGCGAGTTCGCCGGGATGGGGGCCGAGGAGTGGAAGGAACGGACCCTCGACGCGCTGCGCCTCGCCGTCCGCCGCCGCATGGTCGCCGACGTCCCGGTCGGCGTCCTGCTCTCGGGCGGGCTGGACTCCTCGCTGATCGTGGCGCTGCTCGCGGAGGAGGGGCAGACCGCGCTCAAGACGTTCTCGGTCGGGTTCCACGCGGCCGGCGGCGAGAAGGGCGACGAGTTCGAGTACTCGGACCTGGTCGCCAAGGAGTTCTCGACGGACCACGAGCAGATCCTGGTGGACCCCGCGCGGATGCTGCCCGCCGTCGACGACACGATCTCCGCGATGGCCGAGCCCATGGTCAGCCACGACTGCGTGGCCTTCTACCTGCTCTCCGAGCAGGTCGCGAAGTCCGTGACGGTGGTGCAGAGCGGGCAGGGCGCGGACGAGGTGTTCGCCGGGTACGACTGGTATCCGCCGCTCGCGCGCACCCCGCGGAGCAAGGCCGTCGAGACCTACGCGGGCGTGTTCACCGACCGCCCGCACTCCGACATGGCCGATATCCTGGAGAAGGAATGGCTGCTCGACCACGATCCGTCGCGCGCCTTCATCGCCGAGCACTTCGCGGCGGAGGGGGCGGACGAAACCCTCGACGCCGCCCTGAGGCTGGACAGCACCGTCATGCTCGTCGACGATCCGGTCAAGCGGGTCGACAACATGACCATGGCCTGGGGACTGGAAGCGCGCGTTCCTTTCCTGGACCATGAGCTCGTGGAGCTCGCCGCCGCGTGCCCACCCGAGTTCAAGCTGGCGCACGGCGGGAAGGGCGTGCTGAAGGAGGCGGCCCGCGGGGTCGTCCCGGACGGTGTGATCGACCGGCCGAAGGGGTACTTCCCCGTTCCGGCCATCCGGCACCTCGAGGGTCCGTTCCTCGAACGGGTGCGGGACGCCGTGACCGACCCGGTCGCGAAGGCACGAGGCCTGGTCCGGAGCGAATGGCTGGACCGTATGCTCGCGGATCCGAACACCCAACGCACCAATCTGGGCTCGAACGCGCTGTGGCAGGTGGCACTGCTGGAGATGTGGTTACAGGAGAGGGGGATCTAG
- a CDS encoding S9 family peptidase has translation MHDGLDVDAMAFMAFTDRRRAQLAGEIGPSAEHLFSPAYTDPVPSPDGTLIAWISDRDGRPRAYVAELPPTGSDLPVEQPLQALDTEVDPDAPCDVKAVSWSPDGTLLACEVAPGGGERTRVLLLSPDGVERREIAPGACAVTLGAWSPTGRQLGVTIFAGSGDGNGSACLVDLRDGSSTVLACGPAVRVCAVSGDGRRAVVRTGRRGARSLELIDLWTGRRTDLLAGGEATVADGRFGVTGGTLYLHTDAGRERPALLAVSLGEGDEVSLSWEIAARADDDLDVVALDPAGARAALVWNVDGRSEMELVDLRTGLTGPLPEPPGDVITNVAFSREGHALLVASEGPAVPRNIARIGLDPDVPFSQATALLPAGPDDVTLDALEQFVTPTLHEFTGEDGLRLSGWLFRPRTAFGAQPPGRLPTLLWLHGGPEAQERPIFQPLFQALVAEGIQVFAPNVRGSGGFGRAFSQADDLDRRFTAITDVRAAVTFLTDSGLADANRVGVSGRSYGGYLTLVALAWFPDLFRVGVDVCGMSDLETFYTDTEPWIAAAATTKYGDPETDRELLRALSPIHSADRITAPLMVVHGRYDTNVPLGEAERIVEVLREKGAAPKFLLFDDEGHETHGVANRAEFVGEVVRWVGGNLQEADSRTA, from the coding sequence ATGCACGACGGTCTCGACGTGGATGCCATGGCCTTCATGGCCTTCACCGACCGCCGCCGCGCGCAGCTCGCAGGCGAGATCGGTCCCTCGGCCGAGCACCTCTTCAGCCCGGCCTACACCGATCCCGTGCCCTCCCCGGACGGCACCCTGATCGCCTGGATCTCCGATCGCGACGGCCGGCCCCGCGCCTACGTCGCCGAGCTGCCGCCCACCGGCTCCGACCTGCCCGTCGAGCAGCCGTTGCAGGCCCTGGACACCGAGGTGGACCCGGACGCGCCCTGCGACGTCAAGGCGGTCAGCTGGTCCCCGGACGGCACGCTGCTGGCCTGCGAGGTCGCTCCCGGTGGTGGGGAGCGGACCCGGGTGCTGCTCCTGAGCCCGGACGGGGTCGAGCGCCGCGAGATCGCGCCCGGGGCCTGCGCGGTGACCCTCGGCGCCTGGTCCCCCACCGGGCGCCAGCTCGGCGTCACGATCTTCGCCGGGAGCGGCGACGGCAACGGCTCGGCCTGCCTGGTGGACCTGCGGGACGGCTCGTCGACGGTGCTGGCCTGCGGGCCCGCCGTCCGGGTCTGCGCGGTCAGCGGTGACGGGCGCCGGGCCGTGGTGCGCACCGGCCGCCGCGGCGCGCGGAGCCTCGAGCTCATCGACCTCTGGACCGGGCGCCGGACGGACCTGCTCGCCGGCGGCGAAGCGACCGTCGCGGACGGCCGCTTCGGCGTCACCGGCGGCACGCTCTACCTGCACACCGACGCCGGACGCGAGCGTCCGGCGCTGCTCGCCGTCTCCCTCGGGGAGGGCGACGAGGTGTCCCTGTCCTGGGAGATCGCCGCCCGCGCGGACGACGACCTCGACGTCGTCGCCCTGGACCCGGCGGGCGCCCGCGCCGCGCTCGTCTGGAACGTCGACGGGCGCAGCGAGATGGAGCTCGTGGACCTGCGGACCGGGCTCACCGGGCCGTTGCCGGAGCCGCCCGGGGACGTCATCACCAACGTGGCGTTCTCCCGGGAGGGGCACGCGCTGCTCGTCGCGAGCGAGGGACCGGCCGTGCCGCGGAACATCGCGCGCATCGGGCTGGACCCGGACGTCCCGTTCTCACAGGCCACGGCCCTGCTGCCGGCCGGGCCGGACGACGTCACCCTCGACGCGCTGGAGCAGTTCGTCACGCCCACGCTGCACGAGTTCACCGGCGAGGACGGCCTGAGGCTCTCGGGCTGGCTGTTCCGCCCGCGGACCGCCTTCGGTGCCCAGCCGCCGGGAAGGCTACCGACGCTGCTGTGGCTGCACGGCGGTCCCGAGGCGCAGGAGCGGCCGATCTTCCAGCCGCTGTTCCAGGCGCTGGTCGCCGAGGGGATCCAGGTGTTCGCGCCGAACGTGCGCGGCTCCGGCGGCTTCGGCCGCGCGTTCTCCCAGGCGGACGATCTGGACCGGCGGTTCACGGCGATCACCGACGTCCGCGCCGCGGTCACGTTCCTCACCGACTCCGGGCTCGCGGATGCGAACCGGGTCGGGGTCTCGGGCCGGTCCTACGGCGGCTACCTGACCCTCGTCGCGCTCGCCTGGTTCCCGGACCTGTTCCGGGTCGGGGTGGACGTGTGCGGGATGTCGGACCTCGAGACGTTCTACACGGACACCGAGCCGTGGATCGCCGCCGCGGCGACCACGAAGTACGGGGACCCGGAGACGGACCGGGAGCTGCTGCGCGCGCTCTCGCCGATCCACAGCGCGGACCGGATCACCGCGCCGCTGATGGTCGTCCACGGCCGCTACGACACCAACGTGCCGCTCGGCGAGGCGGAGCGGATCGTCGAGGTCCTGCGGGAGAAGGGCGCGGCCCCGAAGTTCCTGCTGTTCGACGACGAGGGCCACGAGACCCACGGGGTCGCGAACCGCGCGGAGTTCGTGGGCGAGGTCGTGCGGTGGGTCGGGGGGAACCTGCAGGAGGCGGACTCCCGGACCGCCTGA
- a CDS encoding serine/threonine-protein kinase produces the protein MTPSDPDPIRIGNRYRLDERIGAGAMGAVWRGTDELLNRSVAVKELLAAAANGIAGNGADAIEESRQRILREGRIGARLQHAHVISMFDVVVHDERPWLIMEYLPSSSLAAVLTEKGPMDPADAAAIGQQVADGLAAAHAAGVVHRDIKPGNVLIAEDGRAKITDFGVSRAVDDVQLTRTGMIAGTPAFLAPEVARGQEPTPASDVFALGATLYAAVEGEPPFGLDDNPYALLHKVATGAVRPPQSAGPLTALLMRLLSNQPEDRPTASQTRDALVAIAAGRSAAGVAPPARTSPATVVAPAVAVDEEPADPGPRTLTEVPRPLVIPPGGGGGSGNGPAAAGKPRRRRLVPILIAVVVLLAVGGGIVIGVARANGTPSDGVAAPATSAPAAPVTTTTAASTTTTTPPTTTTTTTTTPPTTTSDSATAPANSRDAVAFVQNYYSLLPGNPDAAFALLSSSAQAQSGGISSYRGFYAGMNSVGVENARSMGDGRVGATIRFERKDGTTTREAYTFVVSTADNGDQILQSFGRA, from the coding sequence ATGACCCCGTCCGACCCTGACCCGATCCGGATCGGGAACCGCTACCGCCTCGACGAACGCATCGGGGCGGGGGCGATGGGTGCCGTCTGGCGGGGCACCGACGAGCTGCTGAACCGGTCCGTCGCGGTGAAGGAACTGCTGGCAGCGGCCGCGAACGGGATCGCCGGCAACGGTGCGGACGCGATCGAGGAGTCCCGCCAGCGCATCCTGCGCGAGGGCCGCATCGGAGCCCGCCTCCAGCACGCCCACGTGATCAGCATGTTCGACGTCGTCGTCCACGACGAACGGCCCTGGCTGATCATGGAGTACCTGCCGTCGAGCTCGCTCGCGGCCGTGCTCACGGAGAAGGGACCGATGGACCCCGCGGACGCGGCGGCGATCGGCCAGCAGGTCGCGGACGGGCTCGCCGCCGCGCACGCCGCGGGGGTGGTGCACCGGGACATCAAACCCGGCAACGTGCTGATCGCCGAGGACGGCCGCGCGAAGATCACGGACTTCGGCGTCTCCCGCGCGGTCGACGACGTGCAGCTCACCCGCACCGGCATGATCGCGGGCACCCCGGCGTTCCTCGCGCCGGAGGTCGCCCGCGGCCAGGAGCCCACACCGGCCTCAGACGTGTTCGCCCTCGGGGCGACGCTCTACGCCGCGGTGGAGGGCGAGCCGCCCTTCGGCCTCGACGACAACCCCTACGCGCTGCTGCACAAGGTCGCGACCGGCGCGGTCCGCCCGCCGCAGTCCGCGGGCCCGCTGACGGCGCTGCTCATGCGCCTGCTGAGCAACCAGCCCGAGGACCGGCCCACCGCCTCGCAGACGCGCGACGCCCTGGTGGCCATCGCCGCGGGGCGCTCGGCCGCCGGCGTCGCGCCGCCCGCCCGGACCTCCCCGGCCACCGTCGTCGCCCCGGCCGTGGCGGTGGATGAGGAGCCCGCCGATCCGGGCCCGCGCACCCTCACCGAGGTCCCGCGCCCGCTCGTCATCCCGCCCGGCGGAGGCGGCGGGAGCGGCAACGGCCCCGCTGCGGCCGGGAAGCCGAGGCGCCGCAGGCTCGTCCCGATCCTGATCGCGGTCGTCGTGCTCCTGGCGGTCGGTGGGGGCATCGTGATCGGGGTGGCCCGCGCGAACGGCACGCCGTCGGACGGTGTCGCGGCCCCCGCCACGTCCGCGCCGGCGGCCCCGGTGACCACGACCACGGCGGCGTCCACCACGACGACCACGCCTCCCACCACGACCACGACCACGACCACGACACCGCCCACGACGACGAGCGACAGCGCGACCGCCCCGGCGAACTCCAGGGACGCGGTCGCGTTCGTGCAGAACTACTACAGCCTGCTGCCGGGCAACCCGGACGCCGCGTTCGCCCTGCTCAGCTCGTCGGCGCAGGCTCAGTCCGGCGGCATCTCCAGCTACCGGGGCTTCTACGCCGGGATGAACTCGGTCGGGGTGGAGAACGCGCGCTCGATGGGCGACGGCCGGGTGGGCGCGACGATCCGCTTCGAGCGCAAGGACGGCACCACCACCCGCGAGGCGTACACGTTCGTCGTGTCCACCGCGGACAACGGGGACCAGATCCTGCAGTCCTTCGGCCGCGCCTGA
- a CDS encoding apiosidase-like domain-containing protein — MRIRMQVAGAVLAVLAVAAAVLAVTTTRAPRAGLITVDGHYFARADGEPFYWLADTAWDLVTDLSTEEAEQYLATRAEQGFTVVRAGLIMPGAARDRYGDAAYAGHLGALATTAGADPDDPAQYDFWDHVDAIVGAAQQRGISLALAPVWADGQAGSLVTQDNARAYGTFLGQRYGASPVSWLLGGDATAESDGIWRELAGGLRSGGSEGLIGHLPRAGGSTPAHGPYDFRTVADDGCAAGSGEDQLAAGRSARTSDGEAMPVLRAGSPVGGAEACPTAGSNGTGTGSRTRAGDTGSALDVRRRAWQDALAGAAGTTYAGAATDPAQLGHLRALMESRPYRTLEPADEALAGTGGSGTNRISGSLASDGSFLVAYTPAGQDVTVDLDMLTGEEVRPAWFDPRSGDVLPVEPLPSAGTARFEAPTGTGDEQDWVLVLDDLDAGYGDPGQDVWEGPDSPRPVDDEPTTAAEPTRPEISPTSKPVTAGDVLDDASAAVSRVPTPAPTPDRTPEPTKPAEPAKPAGPPTPNHSRPARPAAPAPGSWDTLATCESSGNWAINTGNGYYGGLQFDSGTWSDFGGTEFAARADQATKEEQIAVATRVRDARGGYGSWPACAKKLGLPR; from the coding sequence GTGCGGATTCGGATGCAGGTGGCGGGTGCGGTCCTCGCCGTGCTCGCGGTGGCGGCGGCGGTGCTCGCCGTCACGACCACGCGGGCGCCGCGGGCGGGGCTGATCACGGTCGACGGGCACTACTTCGCCCGCGCGGACGGCGAGCCGTTCTACTGGCTCGCGGACACCGCCTGGGACCTCGTGACGGACCTCAGCACCGAGGAGGCCGAGCAGTACCTCGCCACCCGCGCCGAGCAGGGCTTCACCGTCGTCCGGGCCGGGCTGATCATGCCGGGCGCCGCCCGTGACCGCTACGGCGACGCCGCCTATGCCGGCCACCTGGGCGCGCTCGCCACCACCGCGGGGGCGGACCCGGACGACCCGGCGCAGTACGACTTCTGGGACCACGTGGACGCGATCGTCGGGGCCGCCCAGCAGCGCGGGATCTCCCTCGCGCTCGCCCCGGTCTGGGCGGACGGCCAGGCCGGCAGCCTGGTCACGCAGGACAACGCCCGCGCGTACGGCACGTTCCTCGGGCAGCGCTACGGCGCGTCGCCGGTGTCCTGGCTCCTCGGCGGGGACGCGACGGCCGAGTCGGACGGCATCTGGCGCGAGCTCGCGGGCGGCCTGCGATCGGGCGGCAGCGAGGGCCTGATCGGCCACCTGCCCCGCGCCGGCGGCAGCACCCCCGCGCACGGTCCGTACGACTTCCGGACCGTCGCGGACGACGGGTGCGCCGCCGGGAGCGGTGAGGACCAGCTCGCCGCCGGTCGGTCGGCGCGGACATCCGACGGCGAGGCGATGCCGGTTCTCCGCGCCGGGTCGCCTGTCGGGGGCGCCGAAGCCTGCCCGACCGCGGGCTCGAACGGAACCGGCACGGGTAGCCGGACCCGCGCCGGCGACACCGGCAGCGCCCTCGACGTCCGGCGCCGGGCCTGGCAGGACGCCCTCGCCGGCGCCGCCGGCACCACCTACGCCGGCGCCGCCACGGACCCGGCTCAGCTGGGCCACCTCCGCGCGCTGATGGAGTCGCGCCCCTACCGAACCCTGGAGCCCGCGGACGAGGCCCTGGCCGGCACCGGGGGTTCGGGCACGAACCGCATCTCCGGCTCGCTGGCGTCCGACGGGTCGTTCCTCGTCGCGTACACCCCGGCGGGCCAGGACGTGACGGTCGACCTGGACATGCTCACCGGCGAGGAGGTCCGCCCCGCCTGGTTCGACCCGCGCTCCGGGGACGTCCTGCCCGTCGAACCGCTGCCCAGCGCCGGCACGGCCCGGTTCGAGGCGCCCACCGGCACCGGCGACGAGCAGGACTGGGTCCTCGTCCTCGACGACCTGGACGCGGGCTACGGCGACCCCGGCCAGGACGTCTGGGAGGGCCCGGACAGCCCCCGCCCGGTCGACGACGAGCCCACGACCGCCGCCGAGCCGACCCGCCCGGAGATATCACCCACATCGAAGCCGGTCACCGCGGGTGACGTCCTCGACGACGCCTCCGCCGCGGTCTCCCGGGTTCCGACGCCGGCACCCACCCCTGACCGGACGCCGGAACCCACGAAGCCGGCCGAACCGGCGAAGCCCGCCGGACCCCCGACGCCGAACCACTCGCGGCCCGCCCGGCCGGCGGCACCCGCGCCGGGGTCCTGGGACACCCTCGCCACCTGCGAATCGAGCGGGAACTGGGCGATCAACACCGGCAACGGCTACTACGGCGGGCTGCAGTTCGACTCGGGGACCTGGTCGGACTTCGGCGGCACCGAGTTCGCGGCGCGGGCGGACCAGGCGACCAAGGAGGAGCAGATCGCGGTCGCCACCCGGGTGCGGGACGCCCGAGGGGGTTACGGCTCATGGCCCGCCTGCGCGAAGAAGCTGGGCCTGCCACGGTGA
- a CDS encoding CBS domain-containing protein — translation MTIADVLETKGRTVHTILPWATVAEAAQQLNRHHIGALVVKDSAHPVLGILSERDLVRELARRGPEVLDQQVESVMTKYIVTVAPGESVIRALQTMTHGRYRHLPVVDAGKLIGIVSIGDLVKSRLRDLELEAGVLRDGWIAAH, via the coding sequence ATGACCATTGCGGACGTCCTCGAGACAAAAGGACGAACGGTCCACACGATCCTGCCCTGGGCCACCGTGGCGGAGGCCGCCCAGCAGCTGAACCGTCACCACATCGGGGCACTCGTGGTGAAGGATTCCGCGCATCCGGTGCTGGGCATCCTCTCCGAGCGGGACCTGGTCCGCGAGCTCGCGCGGCGTGGCCCCGAGGTGCTCGACCAGCAGGTGGAGAGCGTGATGACGAAGTACATCGTGACCGTCGCCCCCGGCGAGTCCGTGATCCGCGCGTTGCAGACGATGACCCACGGGCGCTACCGGCACCTCCCGGTCGTCGACGCCGGGAAGCTCATCGGGATCGTCAGCATCGGGGACCTGGTGAAGAGCCGGCTGCGGGATCTCGAGCTGGAGGCGGGGGTCCTGCGCGACGGCTGGATCGCGGCCCACTGA